The Silene latifolia isolate original U9 population chromosome Y, ASM4854445v1, whole genome shotgun sequence sequence ccttgtgagcaagactgaactcaatggtgtcatcccctacctctaaggtgatggttccgcgtttgacatctatcacggCCCAGTATGTATGTAAGAAGGGTccgcctaaaataataggtatccgaCTATCCTctcgcaatgtccaaaacaacgaaatcgacaagaataaaaaacttacccactcgaacgggtacatcctctagaacacctataggtctctgagtcgatatatttgccatttgaacggtaatatcggtcaccttaagtctaccaatgtttaacctttcgcaaatGAATACGGAATGACACTAacgctggcccctaagtcacaaagggcctttccaattacgtggttacctatagtgcaaggaattgaaaaactacccaggtcctttaatttaggtggcacattaacttgtgaaagaacattacattcctccacaaacgcaacattaccatcatcacgaaaatttctcttacgattcaaaatatctttcataaatttagcgtaagagggtacctgggtaattaaatcagtgaaaggaaccgttacctcgagattctggaccatctccagaaacttaccaaacttacgctccagcttggtagccttcaaacgctccggatacgggatcgCAACATCGGCGTAGGATcggtaaccttcggcttccgtaggtttaaaacccccgtcaaatcatcaatgagtgacgaatcatgcaaactagttgacggatttgcatcctgctctggagatccagtcgatcgactggtatgggtggtcgatcgaccaagtaagcCGGGCGTGAAACAGTTCTGCCCGTAATTATCGTCATCAGGTATCTCTCCGATCGACCGAGTATGTTGGTCAATCGACTGGATGTGCTaggtgtgaatagtttctgaccagaaactattttgtctgacagttcagtcgatcgactgggaatgcAGGTCGATCGACCTGAATTACTGGCATTCAGACTCGTTTTTGCATCAGAATTcaaacgagcttcttcatcatttcccgagtcttcctttggcttgtcgggactttcataagaaaggccacttctgagattgatggcattgatcgtctcaaccggcccttcacatttaattgaagaattagcggcttgcttagcctccatattctccaattgtttcacaaaattctgtgaggactcaatcccggctgcttccatattcgccacttgaaccaaaaggagttggaccatctctCTTAACTTCTCGATCTCATCTGAGTTTTGAATAGGAACTTCGACTTTCcccttggaagcttcagaagtCTCGAGTTTCTCGAGACGGGTAGAAATGGAAGTTATAAGTGACACAACAGCAGTCATGTCTTCACTTTGCCTTCGTGACTtaccacgtgaacttccaaactcagctttatggactgccatctcctgaatggtgttccaacctttactttgaccggtattattttggaacctaccattagcagctgcatccaaaatgactttgtaatcatcatataaagcaatGTAAAATAGattgcaaagataccattgctggaaaccatgatgagggacagctcggaccaaacttttgaaacgtccccatgcttcacaaaaatcttcgtcggctccttgctggaaactcgtgattttactcttcaaggcatcagtcttcgaaagcgggaagtacttcttgtagaaggctagtgctaaagatgtccaatcagtgactccagctgctactctatcgaggtagcgataccaatctcgcgccgattccttcaaggagtataagaacatgaacccctttacttcatcttgagttaccccctccgGTATAGGCATTGAACAGCAAtagtccgtgaaaatttccatatgtttCAGGAGGTCTTCATCTGGCAGACCCGCAAACTGATTCcgttccactaaatcaatataagaggaacgaaactcgaaTTTACCGGTAGAAGGGGTAGGTAACTGTTGCCCCTTTTgaaggtggtgctcctttggctgaaaattatcatatatcgtagccataacttccaaaatgagagtactcaagtcttcctctcaaaaacctgtcctctaactgtgcaaaagcaaaactagaagcaaaggtaagcaacggcctcaacgaacaaaagttccttgagacaaggaaaataaactaaaataaagcaaacagaattacaccgtctccctggcaacggcgccaaaatttgataccgtcgtttaataccaaaattaaatttatatttccaaactaaaactatagctagtgatagtaagggtcgaaccacagagagacaaggttgattttgtttgctatttttcagtctaaaaagtaacgataaattgggggttttaaaatcgattgattaactggctaattgctaaaatgaatattcttaacaagataaaaaaagaggatcgggaatttcggttcaccatggcaaataacAAAGTCGATCAAGGCAGAGATctcataatacggtctcagggaaaataagctagtctttcgatcaaagctcaaataacctcacggtccaataattccctagaatttatcaaagttttcactcaagagaaattctaaatctagcgataaatcaaattaccaatctttcgacctagcaaagaaatccatcaaaagataacaagaccaataTGGAAGAACTCGTgctacacaacaatcctaattttatACCATGACTCACCTAATTCCCAATCAAAGGAATCACCTACGCATAATCAAgactacactaattgcgaaattaaCAAATAAGGACAAATTCAACATGATGGAATCTAACTAGAACAAAGAAGAGAAAttcaattactgaaattaattgatgaaacaagaattaaattaataagcaaaaataagagaaagaagaattgcataaaaggcttactaattgaatatcaagaacaaagcattccaatcaaaggtttccgtctcaagctagatctgaaaactaagttttttccagaatgaataacataacctaaaagttgctgcgttctactgataaaaagatacccaaagttaattacaagttgggcttttaaaagtctaacacggaaaatTAAACATCAGCTCGAAATCAGGTCGATCGATGTCAAAGACAACGATCGATCGACCGTGCGAAAAAACAAAAGAGCTTCGTCCGAGCTCcggggtcgatcgactgaaaggcttagtcgatcgactgaaaatgctgtgcagtggctccttgatgcttccaaacaactcttcactccttgcacgcatcccaaggtgagtgaatgaactctccttcctcttggcttccttgaacttgcttccggaggacgaacttggcttgatttagcctacttccatgcattcctacaataaatcatagaaaatgcaaagtaaaccgtttcggaaGAAATAGCAGCCTAAAGCTaccaattatgcatggaaatacgtgccaaaaccacagataaagtgtatagaatatgcacgtatcaccaTACAAGGCCTCAAACGTTGCAATTCTGatgctggtgtgatagctgttgttgtatgaaaactcaatcaagtccAGCCTATCTTCCCTACTCCACCGAACTCCAAGGCAtaagccctcaacatatcctccaaagtcttgatagtctTCTCAGTCTGACTATCTGTCACAGGATGGAATGTTATATCATCTTTAAGGTcgttcccatcaaatcctgcaactcttgccaataCCGTGAAATGAACCTCACATCTCGATCCGACACTCTATCCTTTGgcacaccatgtaaccgaaccacatgtttTCTATAACCCAGAGCtagctgtatcttggtccaagtatccttTATCGGaacgaagtgagctgactttgttaaacgaTCGACGATCACctaaatcatattgttaccttgctgagtccttggtaaccccacgatgaagtccatagagatcgactcccacttccactctggtacCTCCAGTgactgtatcttaccttgtggtcttcgttGCTCACCCTTTACTCTCTGGCAAGTTAGACACTTAGCCACGAACTCGACCACAtccttcttcatattaggccTCCAAAACGTTTTATTTAAGTCCTTATAAAGTTTGTCACCccctgggtgaactgaataaggagtgcaataaGCTTCCGTCATGATCACCCTTCTCAAATCtgcatcactaggaacacaccatctcccttcaaaacgaacactcccatctgtgtggatagaaaacctcgaaATCGTGCaactctctacccttgacttccattCTTGAATCTTTGGATCAAGCTCTTGTTTCCTCTTTATATCATCATACAAGTCCGGCTCGATCGTCaagtccccgatggtatcccctttccgaatcatatgaatccccatcttggagatctcatccctcagcttcagcaaggacatagctgtacataatgaatgaacactcttcctactcaaagcatctgccacaacattggccttaccctcgtgatagatgatctccatgtcatagtccccaatcaactccatccatcgTCTCTCTCGCATGTTCATCTCTttttgagtgtagatatactttagactcttatgatctgaaaacatcttaaaggttgccccataaaggtagtgcctccaaatcttaagagcaaaaacaactgcacccagctccaaatcgagagtaggatagttctcctcatacggcttcagctgcctcaacgcataagctataaccttcccattctgcatcaaaacacaatcCAAAAcgttctttgaagcatcgatgtatacttcaaagttctcacttccctcaggtagagctaggataggagctgtggtcaaacgctcctttaaggtttgaaacgccgtctcacaaatCTCATCCTaacgaaatctggtctcttttctcatcaattcTGTCATAGGCCTCGCGAtcgtagaaaagtctttcacgaacctcctgtagtagccagctaaaTCCAAGAAAATTCGAATTTCAGCAACATTCTTCattgattcccacttggtcactacctcaatcttgctaggatccaccatTCACACCCTCTttggatatcacatgacccagagaAGCCACATTCtataaccaaaactcgcacttagataactTGGCATAAACTTGATTATCTCGAAAGGTCTGCAAAACTAACCTCAGATgttcctcgtgctcctccttgGTCTTAGAgtagatcaagatgtcatcaatgaagacgacCGTGAAACTGTCCAAGAACGGGCTGAAAATctggttcataagatccatgaaaactgctggtgcattcgtcaacccaaaaggcatcactaagtactcataatgaccataacatgaccgaaaagctgtcttaggaatatcctcctCTACTATCCTCAACTGATGGTAGCCCGACCTCAAATCGAACTTAGAAAACACTCCTGCGCCACTCAgctggtaaaaaagatcatcaatccttggcaaaggatacatgttcttcaccgtgacatgattcagctccctatagtcgatgtatagcctcatgctcccatctttctttttcacaaacaacactggtgctccccacgatgACACACTAGACAAGATATACCCCTTGTCTAACAGATCattcagctgcttcttcaactcttccaactctttaggtgccatacggtacggTTCTTTAGATATAGGACTTGTCCCCGGTTCGAGCTCCCCAACCACATGTATATCGGACGCCGTCAGTTTCTCCACACGCGTAtctctcacttggcaaagaattaaaggacacttcttccttagacatgactttaaagtcatcacagcgaCGAACACACACATTGGtctcacaacaaaccccttatTTGATATCctgacacccttgggaccctttaaggacactttcttttgtctGCAATCTTTCTTAACATCATACTTACCCGACCAGTCCATCACAACGATGACCTCAAACCTATCCATAGGAAACTCTGATAAGTTGATCGGTAGGTCTACCTCCCCTACGaacatagacacatctctatacaacttagAACAAGACACCaactccccagaaggtataaacacGCTATCTTCTACAAGTTGATATTCTCCTaaacccatagctaaggcatgacCACTAGACACAAGCGAATGGGTTTCCCCTGAGTCAAACAAAATGaaagacggtgtattatgaacaagaaaggtaccggtaactacatatGCATCGTTCTCTGCCTCCTGCttgcccatcataaagagcttcctGCTGCTTTTCTGACCTCCACCCTGGACTGAGGTAGttgaagtagtcggcttagctgcCGAGTTCTGAGCCACACTGTTATTTGGGCGCTGATAGGACCCTCCATTGTTATGGTTGaagccgccattgttgttgttttaCCCTCCACAATTGACCCATAACCCAGATGGCCTGTTTTTAGCAAAACTCTGGCTCAGATCCTGAGAAAAGTTCCCCTGATAAGTCCTCGGAAAGCCTCCTCCCACTCTAGCACTGGTACAATCATGTCTCTTGTGACCCACTCTGCCACAGTTGAAGTAGGTAAGGTTGGAGTTATCACTAGtactccgaccaccacctcttCCCCACGCTCGAGATCCCCCTACATAGCCAAACCCTCCAGAAAAAGCCCtccacaatctgctcaccatccccgaaaggatcaccatagattttacaaaacaacaacgaggtcagttcactgcataattaaATAAGACAAAGTGCAACAAAGGTAAACAGCTGTTTCACCATcaacctccaactcccaatcacaactcataactgactacacactaaagtgtgtagccatgccagtgggggatcgcagcctttaagccccgctcatcacacgagcgataacccatgttcattaatgtgcacatcccctcctgtagcgggttccacagagggcgaatcaaggtcgtgaagccactcccgcaagtgactccactcaggcgaggacgcacctcgcaaacatcaccAACCATCTCAACTCCAACGCTCCAATCCACCAagaacaatcaatcaacaatatcaaTCGTATCAATTAAATAACAAcacacatcttaaatcaattaaacaataaagtgagtagggaaactctaccttagcacaaatctgATACGAGACAATCAAGAAAGCTAGATCGGCTCCTCTATGAAATATCCACCTAACAATAACCATACAATTCCAATTACAATCATGCCAAAATCCgctttcccccaaatcacaaagttagggcaaaccctaaaagacaaattgaCCAAACTCATAGAgctagaggcttaccgacacaatcgacgcaagaGAAGGATGAATAAGACTCAGGAGCAATCCACGAACTTGAGAGAGATttgagatgattagagttacgttgaaggtttaggttttggtaaaaagtAATTATGAGACTGTAAATCCCGTTTTATAACTCTAAccctctctaaatcaaaccgcggaaataatcatcgtcagaccggatactcggtcgagtatagagtatactcggtcgagtattcccatactcgaccgagtattcctcaACAGTAGCCTGAACAGAAATACACGACGCACTACTCGGCCGaataagccatattcggccgagtaacagacttagaaaaaccgtagtattacaccacTAATCCATTCACACAAACATGTTTTCACTACTGTTTAGTGGGAGATTAATAACACCGCACAAATGTTTCTCAAAATACTCACATACTAAAATATTTTCCCATAACAGTAAAACTTGTAGTGACTATCTTTTTATCAAGATTTAAGAGTGTACTTGTAAATAACTCGTTGTGATTGCCTATACATGGCGAAACCAAGATCTGAACAACGGAAATTAAAAAATTTCAGCGGGGCAAATGGATGATTGTATAAGGGAAATACTGGAATAACAAATCATAATTCAACACACTTGATGCTTGGAATCCACCTTACTCAACCACCGGACTTGCTTATATCTAATTATACGAAAATTTAATTCAACACACTTATTAGAGTATAATGTACGGAGTTCTCCGTAATTGATTAAAATTGAATAAATTGATGATGAAGAAAATGAGCAAGGCCAACTACGAAGAGAGATTTGTTAAAAGATGAACTTCGACAAAATTAGAAACAAACCTTGGTCTTAATTTGTAACTGGAAGATGGAATGAATCCCAATTGAATAGATTATTGCTCGTAATAGAACAATTAGTTGTTGAATCGATTAGAACGTCCAAGGAAATGGATTTTGGCTATTTTGTAATGGAAGCGGCAGATGGAATCAATTACCTGCAGAAGTTATTAAGGTTTTGTTTTAGATGGAAGATGAATAGATGATAGGTTTAGGATAAAGCATAGGGACGGTGGAATTGATGTTTTGACGAGTTTTAAAATTTTCACAAGTTGCGCCCAAATATAACACGTGCGCGCTGCTAAAAATATTTGGTATGATGTGGTTATAATCACACCGACACTATAAGGCGTCATTTTATTACGGAAGGGGTATTATGTAGTCGACGCTCTATTAAAGTGTCAATGGTAAACTAGTTAAGTGGTGAATATAAGATACTCTTCTAACATTCCCCCTCCCCCCGTTCGCCGGTCTCTCACAAAGTCACAAGTATGAAAATATCTCTTCTCATGCTCATTACTAACCGGGTATATAAGTTGCTTAGACACATTTCATTCTATGTAACCCGTATCTGTAATGACTTAAATGATAAATTGTAATAAAATGTTTTGTTATTGAAGTTTTgatacactacctcgggaaaccgaaatGGTAACAGCATTGGTTACCTTGGCCGAATAagttggggtgttacactaaCAAATAATTTCCCTCCAAAAAAAGGTTAATTAGGTAAAGTAACCTAGAAATACGTAAGTAGTACTCCGTATGTGACAAGAAACACATAGATATCATCTAAATTTCCcttttttattaataaaatttaattcCTTTAAGGTGGTATAAAATGGTGAAACTACTCATGTAAGGCAACCAACCCAAACCCTAACAGTCTTCAAATTATATTAGGTATCCTCACAAATTCATAACCTAAATATCAAATTTAATTCAAAATATATctcaaactataaattacattaTTAACGTCAACGATTGTCCTAACATCttattagtaattattttatTGATAGTGTGTATCAATTAGTTATACTGTTTCCATATTAGCAAGATACTTGCCTTGTATTTAGGATGCTTAGTTAACCTATGTAACCATATATATGTGAATAAGATAATCTCCCAAATTAGGGATTTCAGTATTCTACATGGTATCAGTGTCTAGGTAAATTTTTTGTGCCTCGCTCACGGCCTCCACAAAATTTCTGCCTTCCTCATCGTGCCTAGCCTCACGCTACAATGGCCGGTGACGACGCCAAAACCGACTATCCCAAACCCTCCCTCCATCTCGTATACACGGTCACCAACATCCAAAATAAGGTCCGTGTTCTCGATGGTGTTAAGGTCTCCTACTCCTTATGGGTTGATCTCTTTACCCTTCATGCTCAGGGTTATAAGGTTTTGCATCATATTGACGGTACCGCCCCTCCGCCGAAGACGGATTTGTTGTATGAAGCGTGGATGGAAGTCGATGCCATTGTTTTACAATGGATTTATGGCACAATGTCTGACGAATTACTTCCTCGAGTTCTAGCACGGGATTCCACGGCACACCAAGCATGGACCCACGTCGCAAACATCTTCACCAACAATAAGGGTGCGCGTGCCGCTAGCCTCGAGCACGAATTTATCAATCTCAAACTCGGTAAGTTCCCTAATTTTGATGCATATTGTCAACGATTAAAGGAATTATCGATTGCGCTTTTCGACGTCGGCGCCGCTGTCACTGACCAGCGGCTGGTTTTGCAACTGGTTCGCGGCCTACCTAAGGACTATGACACAGTTACGGCTTATATAAACCAAACCCTGCCAAATTTCGAAATGGCGCGAAGCATGATTGAACTTGAAAATCACCGCCATGAGAGTCGTGATGAACCCGCGGCTCTGGTGACCCCGACTTCCCCTCCTGCTGAAAATCGGAATTGGGATGATGCACCCAACTCCGGCCAGACTCGCACCAACCGCCAAAACAGTGGTAAATGAAGCAGTAAATCTGGAAACAGGGTTGGGAACCGTCAGTCGAAACAACAACAATCCACCTTGTCTCTGCCTTCTCCGTGGGGCTCGCTGCCGGGGTGGCCATCTCAGTGGACCCCTCCACCGTGCCCATACCCCACTCTTCGCGGTGGGTACCTCAGTTGCCTGTCACACGCTCGTCTTCTCGCAACAATTCGCAAGGGACTCACGGGTCTCGAGCTCCACCTGGTTACGGTCAAGCCCATGTTGCCACGGCCTCCGATAGCCCACAGCTAACTGACCTAGGGCAGGCGTTCAGTGCCCTAAACATGAAGCCCTATAACGGTGGACCGTTCTATATGGATACGGGAGCCTCGTCACACCTAAGCACGGATGCAGGTATGTTTCATTCCCCTCTCAATTCTAGTGCGATTCGCTCTATTTATGTCGGGAATGGCGCTAGTATTCCAGTACACGGTTCCGGTAACACTAACATAGCCACACAAAACCGCTCCCTACACCTTCACAATGTCTTATATACCCCGcaaataattaaaaatataatatCGGTAAGACAATTTACTAGAGACAACAATGTGTCCGTTGAATTTGACCCAGATCGTTTCTCTGTGAAGGATTTAGCGATTGGGAATCTGATTCTGAGGAGCAACAGTGATGGCGACCTTTACCCCGTGTCAGCCGAGTCAGCCGCGTCCAAGTCCAGCCCCGTTCTTCTTGCTTTTTCCCGTGATGTTTGGCACTCCCGATTAGGACATCCAGGTGCTTCTGTTTTCAATTTACTTAAGTCAAATTCTAGCATTGATTTTAATAGTAAGTCGAACTCTTCTTTATGTCACTCGTGTCAAATAAGCAAACATAAAAGGTTGCCTTTCTACGATTCTACCTCTCATACTCTTGCACCCTTTGATATTATACATAGTAACTTATGGACCACTCCCATCAAAAGCAAAGGAGGATACAAATACTATTTAATTTTGATCGATAATTTCacacaatttgtttgggtgtATCCTCTTAAATTTAAATCAGAAACCTTTTCCAAATTTATTAACTTTCGTACTTATGTCACCACACAATTTAACCGTTCCATTAAAACTTTCCAATGTGACTTAGGCCGTGAATTCGACAATCATGAATTTAAAAATTTTGCGGACCAAACCGGTCTAGTCTTTCGATTCTCGTGCCCTCAAACCTCATCCCAAAATGGCAAAGCTGAACGCATGATTCGACGTATAAATGAAATTGTTCTAGCTTTATTACACCACGCGTCTATCCCTCTTGAATATTGGGTCGATGCCCTTCATACGGCTGTCCATCTTCACAACATTTTGCCCACCAAAACTCTCAACAATCTCACGCCAACTTCCGCTCTTTTTCCCAAAAATCCCTCCTACTCTCACCTTCGTGTCTTCGGTTGTGTCTGCTACCCAAACCTCTCGGCCAAAACACCTCACAAGCTTGCAACGCGATCCACCAAATGTGTCTTTCTCGGTTACCCCCAGGAGTTTAGAGGCTACAAATGTCTTGAAATATCCACTGGCAAACTCATTATTTCCCGTCATGTTACTTTTGACGAAGCGGTATGTCCTTTCGCTACTCCTTCA is a genomic window containing:
- the LOC141630192 gene encoding uncharacterized protein LOC141630192 yields the protein MGKQEAENDAYVVTGTFLVHNTPSFILFDSGETHSLVSSGHALAMGLGEYQLVEDSVFIPSGELVSCSKLYRDVSMFVGEVDLPINLSEFPMDRFEVIVVMDWSGFDGNDLKDDITFHPVTDSQTEKTIKTLEDMLRAYALEFGGVGKIGWT